A part of Desulfobacter sp. genomic DNA contains:
- a CDS encoding peptidylprolyl isomerase, with product MADLTAVMETSKGTINLTLFADKTPTTVANFVNLAKREYYNGLKFHRVIADFMVQGGCPYGNGMGGPGYDFEDEFKKDLKHDKPGILSMANAGPGTNGSQFFITHVPTPHLDGMHTVFGQVVSEEDQKVVDSIAQGDTIESVTIKGNVGALVKKVKPKLDEWNKKINKAFPSLPKA from the coding sequence ATGGCAGACCTCACCGCAGTAATGGAAACCTCCAAGGGAACCATCAACCTGACGCTTTTTGCAGACAAAACCCCCACCACCGTAGCCAACTTCGTCAACCTGGCCAAACGGGAATACTACAACGGCCTGAAGTTCCACCGGGTCATCGCCGACTTCATGGTCCAGGGCGGGTGCCCTTACGGCAACGGCATGGGCGGCCCGGGCTATGATTTTGAAGATGAATTCAAAAAAGACCTGAAGCACGACAAACCCGGCATCCTCTCCATGGCCAACGCAGGCCCCGGCACCAACGGCAGCCAGTTTTTCATCACCCATGTGCCCACCCCGCATCTGGACGGAATGCACACCGTATTCGGCCAGGTGGTATCCGAAGAAGACCAGAAAGTGGTGGACAGCATTGCCCAGGGAGATACCATTGAAAGCGTCACCATCAAAGGCAACGTCGGTGCCCTGGTGAAAAAGGTCAAACCGAAACTGGACGAATGGAACAAAAAAATCAACAAAGCCTTCCCCTCGCTTCCCAAAGCTTAG
- a CDS encoding aminopeptidase P family protein, with amino-acid sequence MIEFAFQDLIPEEEILFRIDSLKQRMAGAGLDAVFITHRPDYYYFTGTGQEAWLYVPLDHEPRVFVKRYLPRAVRECPFDNIIPVRSVTEIPDIIRDSHGRLPGKMGLAYDLVPVKDFKFYQSLFYGTAFMDATPLIEACRSIKTEYEIRVMEGVAEVCSQVFAFASANLAPGERETDFAGRMEAFARTLGHSGQIQMRHYRAEGFTGHITSGASGGLPGALPSPVCGTGPCTAYPFGAGPKPIEENEPVLIDFVTMVNGYHMDEARMFALGKIDSRAEAAGLAAIEILEGLRAAMKPGVPIRQIFREAVELAGQTGFSDQFLGLPGDKSRSVGHGIGVELVENPMLAKGRAGELAPGMVFAVAPKFIFKDRFAAGVESVIRVTENGSRFLSRTPNQIFQV; translated from the coding sequence ATGATTGAGTTCGCATTCCAGGATCTTATACCTGAAGAAGAGATTTTATTCCGAATTGATTCCCTGAAACAACGGATGGCCGGGGCCGGGCTGGATGCGGTATTCATTACCCACCGGCCGGATTACTATTATTTCACCGGAACCGGGCAGGAGGCCTGGCTTTATGTGCCCCTAGACCATGAGCCCAGGGTGTTTGTCAAACGCTACCTGCCCCGGGCGGTGAGGGAATGTCCCTTTGACAATATTATACCGGTCCGCTCCGTAACTGAAATTCCGGACATCATCAGGGACAGCCACGGCAGACTGCCCGGGAAAATGGGACTGGCTTACGATCTGGTGCCTGTGAAGGATTTCAAGTTTTACCAGTCCCTGTTTTACGGCACCGCTTTTATGGATGCCACCCCCCTTATTGAAGCCTGCCGGTCAATAAAAACAGAATATGAAATCCGGGTGATGGAAGGGGTGGCAGAGGTGTGCAGCCAGGTCTTTGCCTTTGCATCGGCCAACCTTGCCCCCGGGGAGAGGGAGACGGATTTTGCCGGCCGGATGGAAGCCTTTGCCCGGACGCTGGGCCATTCGGGACAGATTCAGATGCGGCACTACAGGGCTGAAGGATTTACCGGTCACATTACCTCCGGGGCCTCGGGAGGGCTTCCCGGTGCTCTGCCGTCTCCGGTATGCGGAACCGGGCCGTGCACGGCTTATCCCTTTGGGGCCGGGCCTAAACCCATTGAGGAGAATGAACCGGTGCTCATTGATTTTGTCACCATGGTCAACGGCTACCACATGGACGAGGCCCGGATGTTCGCCCTGGGAAAAATTGACAGCCGGGCCGAGGCCGCAGGCCTGGCTGCCATTGAGATCCTGGAGGGGCTCAGGGCCGCCATGAAGCCAGGGGTACCCATAAGGCAAATATTCCGGGAGGCCGTGGAACTGGCCGGACAGACAGGGTTTTCAGACCAGTTCCTGGGATTGCCGGGGGACAAATCCCGGTCCGTGGGCCACGGCATCGGAGTGGAACTGGTGGAAAACCCCATGCTGGCAAAGGGCCGGGCCGGAGAACTGGCCCCGGGGATGGTATTCGCCGTGGCGCCCAAGTTTATTTTCAAGGACCGGTTTGCCGCAGGGGTTGAAAGTGTCATCCGGGTAACGGAGAACGGAAGCCGGTTTCTAAGCCGGACCCCTAATCAGATTTTTCAGGTTTAA
- a CDS encoding GntR family transcriptional regulator yields MTPRLNVLSLREQVYEYLRNEMITGGLVPGSTINLNRIAEQLGISKTPLRDALIHLELEGFVSILPRRGVMVNLLSLEDVKHAYGSIGIIEAAIVQDCFDRITPSHISRLERLNEQMRKDIKMDDFSSLFKTNLAFHDVVNTLSDNPLLEKFISPIKHRLYDFQGQSYIPAWELRNCDEHDQYIHALKQGIPGEAARVLKDIHWSYDVQKDFIKQFYAMSENSS; encoded by the coding sequence ATGACACCTCGGTTGAATGTTTTATCACTGCGGGAGCAGGTCTATGAATATCTCAGGAATGAGATGATCACAGGCGGCCTGGTTCCGGGTTCAACCATCAATCTGAACCGCATTGCGGAACAGCTGGGCATCAGCAAGACCCCGCTTCGGGACGCGCTGATCCACCTGGAGCTGGAAGGATTTGTCTCCATCCTGCCCCGGCGTGGCGTCATGGTCAATCTCCTCTCCCTTGAAGATGTAAAACATGCCTACGGCAGCATCGGCATCATCGAAGCTGCCATTGTTCAGGACTGCTTTGACAGAATCACCCCCTCCCATATTTCCCGGCTGGAGCGGCTGAACGAGCAGATGCGCAAGGACATTAAAATGGATGATTTTTCCAGCCTGTTCAAAACGAATCTGGCCTTCCACGACGTTGTCAACACCTTGTCCGACAACCCCCTGCTGGAAAAATTCATCTCGCCCATCAAGCATCGGCTTTACGACTTCCAGGGACAAAGCTATATCCCGGCCTGGGAACTGAGGAACTGTGACGAACATGACCAATATATTCACGCCCTGAAACAGGGCATCCCCGGGGAGGCGGCCCGGGTGCTCAAGGATATCCACTGGTCATATGATGTGCAGAAAGATTTTATCAAGCAATTTTACGCCATGTCGGAGAACAGTTCCTAA
- a CDS encoding ribonuclease Z, with the protein MDGRMEIRILGSGTCVPDLNRFPCSVLLGFRGFNILADVGPGIMGQVLRAGLDPDEIDAICLSHFHLDHCADLAPLLFATKYPEFTRKKKLTLIGGPGLGEWFAGVNNAFGHTLDMPGDIFDMIELSGSGGIDLPGIRLRHMPMAHKPESMGFRFTDATGFSMVYSGDTDETKTLPVLAEKADILICESAMPDRMKVPGHLTPGLAARAARKAGAAVLVLTHLYPACDNEDIAGQARMNFAGKVVVARDMMRL; encoded by the coding sequence ATGGATGGACGAATGGAAATCAGGATTCTGGGTTCCGGGACATGTGTACCCGATTTAAACCGTTTCCCATGCTCCGTGCTGCTTGGGTTCCGGGGATTCAATATCCTTGCCGATGTGGGGCCCGGCATCATGGGGCAGGTACTCAGGGCGGGGCTGGACCCCGATGAAATCGATGCAATCTGTCTGAGCCATTTCCACCTGGATCACTGCGCCGACCTGGCCCCCCTGCTGTTTGCTACAAAATACCCTGAATTTACCCGGAAAAAGAAGCTGACCCTGATCGGGGGGCCGGGCCTTGGGGAATGGTTCGCCGGTGTGAACAATGCCTTCGGCCATACCCTGGACATGCCCGGGGATATTTTTGATATGATAGAGTTGTCCGGCAGCGGCGGTATTGACCTGCCCGGCATCCGGCTGAGGCATATGCCCATGGCCCATAAGCCGGAAAGCATGGGGTTCCGGTTCACCGATGCCACAGGATTCTCCATGGTTTATTCAGGGGATACCGATGAAACAAAGACCCTGCCGGTACTGGCTGAAAAGGCCGATATACTGATATGCGAGTCGGCCATGCCCGACCGGATGAAGGTGCCCGGCCACCTCACCCCGGGCCTGGCCGCCAGGGCCGCCCGGAAGGCCGGGGCTGCCGTCCTGGTGCTCACCCATCTTTATCCGGCCTGCGACAACGAGGACATTGCGGGGCAGGCAAGGATGAATTTCGCCGGAAAGGTAGTGGTTGCCCGGGATATGATGCGGTTATAA
- a CDS encoding response regulator, which translates to MSKPPGNNPAGPAVFPAGKNKDSPSSTHILIVDDEQSILDLFQRAMKVAGHECTVTSSGKAALEILGQTDVDVVITDINMPEMDGIELASTVFKQFSADVIVMTGQVRGYQYDEIINIGASDFVEKPFSIQEIILRIRRVLRERQLKEAAKASHAKLKQAYLDSIHRLVMASEFKDEDTGDHIIRIGEYASFMAKKLGMDEQYIEIIGYAAPMHDVGKIGIPDKILLKPGKLTPEEFDVIKSHPAIGAKLLSKSRSKILQMAEEIALTHHEKFNGKGYPNGLSGDDIPLSGRIVAIADTFDALTSKRPYKEPYPPEMVLDIIRRERGEHFDPAITDIFLEHFDHFLSIREKFGEIVQITLEDFTLSERDKDNLST; encoded by the coding sequence ATGTCAAAGCCACCCGGAAATAATCCTGCAGGCCCGGCGGTATTTCCCGCCGGAAAAAATAAGGATTCCCCTTCCAGCACCCATATCCTGATCGTGGATGATGAGCAGTCCATTCTGGATCTTTTCCAGAGGGCCATGAAAGTGGCGGGCCATGAATGCACGGTAACGTCCAGCGGCAAGGCCGCCCTGGAGATCCTCGGCCAGACCGATGTGGATGTGGTCATCACGGACATCAATATGCCGGAAATGGACGGCATTGAACTGGCATCCACCGTCTTTAAACAGTTTTCAGCAGATGTGATTGTCATGACCGGCCAGGTCAGGGGATACCAGTACGACGAAATCATCAATATCGGTGCCAGCGATTTTGTTGAAAAACCCTTTTCCATCCAGGAGATCATTCTCCGCATCCGCAGGGTGCTCAGGGAACGGCAGCTCAAGGAAGCGGCAAAGGCCTCCCATGCCAAACTCAAACAGGCCTACCTGGATTCCATCCACCGCCTGGTCATGGCCTCTGAATTCAAGGATGAGGACACCGGCGACCATATCATCCGCATCGGCGAATACGCCTCGTTCATGGCGAAAAAACTGGGAATGGATGAACAATATATAGAAATTATCGGGTATGCCGCCCCCATGCACGACGTGGGGAAAATAGGCATTCCCGATAAAATCCTTCTCAAACCGGGCAAGCTTACCCCTGAAGAATTTGATGTCATCAAAAGCCATCCGGCCATCGGCGCTAAACTATTGTCCAAATCCAGGTCAAAGATTCTTCAGATGGCCGAAGAAATCGCCCTGACCCACCATGAAAAATTCAACGGCAAGGGCTACCCCAATGGGCTCTCAGGCGACGATATCCCCCTATCCGGACGGATTGTAGCCATTGCCGACACCTTTGACGCTTTGACCTCCAAACGGCCTTACAAAGAACCCTATCCCCCGGAAATGGTACTGGATATCATACGGCGGGAACGGGGGGAGCACTTTGATCCGGCCATCACGGATATCTTCCTGGAACACTTTGACCACTTCTTATCCATCCGGGAAAAATTCGGAGAAATCGTTCAGATCACCCTGGAAGATTTCACCCTCAGCGAACGGGACAAAGATAACCTGAGCACATGA
- a CDS encoding DoxX family membrane protein, translated as MVRIGLGLVFLYSGLSKSFDLNYFAGVVHAFGILPTALCFPGAVAIVTLELALGAGVILDRRGSLSGMLVMLMGFMAVAGYAIYMGYDIDCGCFGPGDPGAEAFSHLYEVLYRDAAMVAAIAYLYLWRHLNRFQPKPLMLKFYKKLN; from the coding sequence ATGGTGCGAATCGGATTGGGACTGGTGTTTCTTTACTCCGGTCTGTCCAAATCCTTTGATTTGAATTATTTTGCCGGGGTGGTCCATGCCTTCGGCATCCTGCCCACAGCTTTATGCTTCCCCGGGGCGGTGGCTATCGTAACCCTGGAACTGGCATTGGGCGCCGGCGTTATTCTGGACCGGCGGGGAAGCCTTTCAGGGATGCTGGTGATGCTGATGGGCTTTATGGCTGTGGCCGGGTATGCCATTTATATGGGGTATGACATCGACTGCGGCTGTTTCGGCCCCGGAGACCCGGGCGCAGAAGCCTTTTCCCATCTGTACGAGGTGCTCTACCGGGATGCCGCCATGGTGGCGGCCATCGCCTACCTGTATCTCTGGCGTCACCTCAACCGCTTCCAGCCAAAGCCGTTGATGTTAAAGTTTTATAAAAAATTAAATTAA
- a CDS encoding TIGR04283 family arsenosugar biosynthesis glycosyltransferase translates to MQVSIIIPVYREQDNITDTLAIISNQFKAMDHEILVVDGEPGASTRSFLKSRHLPGDTIRLLSASQGRGRQMNAGAKAAKGDLFLFIHADSHPQAGGIEKMVEQWHTRPSDMFCGAFDLAIDSGKPIFRVIERTASLRSRLTRIPYGDQGIFMSRALFERVGGFPDRPLMEDVGLMSAVKKAGIKPVFIPRKMLTSARRWETKGVAWVTLSNWMFITLYGLGVSPEKLARMYYR, encoded by the coding sequence ATGCAGGTTTCAATCATCATCCCGGTATACCGGGAGCAGGACAACATTACGGACACCCTGGCCATCATTTCCAACCAGTTTAAGGCAATGGACCATGAAATCCTCGTGGTGGACGGAGAGCCCGGCGCATCCACCCGGTCCTTTCTAAAATCCCGCCACCTGCCGGGGGACACCATCCGCCTGCTCAGTGCCAGCCAGGGCCGGGGCCGCCAGATGAATGCCGGTGCCAAGGCGGCAAAGGGAGATCTTTTTCTCTTTATCCATGCCGATTCCCACCCCCAAGCAGGCGGGATTGAAAAAATGGTTGAACAATGGCATACACGACCCTCCGACATGTTCTGCGGCGCCTTTGACCTGGCTATCGATTCCGGGAAACCGATCTTCAGGGTGATTGAGAGGACCGCTTCGCTCAGATCTCGGCTTACCCGGATTCCCTACGGGGACCAGGGGATCTTCATGTCCAGGGCTCTGTTTGAGCGGGTGGGGGGATTTCCAGACCGTCCCCTGATGGAAGATGTGGGGCTGATGTCTGCCGTAAAAAAAGCAGGGATAAAACCGGTATTCATTCCCCGAAAAATGCTCACCTCAGCCCGGCGGTGGGAAACCAAAGGCGTTGCCTGGGTCACCCTGTCCAACTGGATGTTCATCACCCTGTACGGCCTGGGTGTCTCCCCGGAAAAACTGGCCCGCATGTATTACAGGTAG
- a CDS encoding rhodanese-like domain-containing protein, with protein sequence MKCRVSKRISPVIFLMVVVLAIPSFGFLGSKFKDEVEKEKGAVKLVREIARGGYGIVTTDELKAWKDAKKDMVIVDTMPYEASYKKAHVPGAVQFLFPIPDMDTWDAKETGGKSQADYEALLGGDKDKTIVVYCGFVKCTRSHNGAAWAKKMGYKNVYRYSGGIYAWKGMDYPIESEK encoded by the coding sequence ATGAAGTGTCGTGTATCCAAACGGATTTCCCCTGTTATTTTTTTGATGGTCGTCGTACTGGCCATTCCCTCATTCGGTTTTCTGGGCAGCAAGTTCAAGGATGAGGTTGAAAAGGAAAAAGGTGCGGTAAAACTGGTCCGGGAAATTGCCCGGGGCGGATACGGCATTGTGACCACAGATGAGCTTAAGGCCTGGAAAGATGCCAAAAAGGATATGGTCATTGTGGACACCATGCCCTACGAAGCCAGCTATAAAAAAGCCCATGTGCCCGGGGCGGTGCAGTTCCTCTTCCCCATTCCCGATATGGATACCTGGGACGCCAAAGAGACCGGCGGTAAAAGCCAGGCCGACTACGAGGCGCTGCTCGGTGGCGACAAGGATAAGACCATTGTTGTATACTGCGGTTTTGTAAAATGCACCCGGAGCCACAACGGCGCTGCCTGGGCCAAAAAAATGGGGTATAAAAACGTATATCGCTATTCCGGCGGTATCTATGCCTGGAAAGGGATGGATTATCCCATCGAATCTGAAAAATAG
- a CDS encoding pancreas/duodenum homeobox protein 1, protein MTDFNTIITQEFLDSLLPPEKSDQFFDALYGDASEGAYDIRLEPVSFSGDRIVLAFNLTQRPGKCLVCSLTYGLPNVFARHPLINIKGMVEKMNAAGVPVKNWQLGDTEEETSSQHTIPLYLDLA, encoded by the coding sequence ATGACGGATTTCAATACCATTATTACCCAGGAATTTTTAGACAGCCTTTTACCGCCGGAAAAAAGCGATCAGTTCTTTGACGCCCTTTACGGTGATGCCTCGGAAGGGGCCTATGACATCAGGCTGGAACCTGTTTCCTTTTCCGGTGATCGTATTGTCCTGGCCTTTAACCTGACCCAGCGTCCCGGCAAATGCCTGGTCTGCAGCCTGACCTACGGCCTGCCCAATGTATTTGCACGCCATCCCCTGATCAATATCAAGGGCATGGTGGAAAAGATGAACGCGGCTGGAGTGCCGGTGAAAAACTGGCAGCTGGGGGACACCGAAGAAGAGACCTCTTCCCAGCATACTATTCCGCTTTACCTGGATCTGGCCTGA
- a CDS encoding acetate kinase codes for MNILIINTGSSSLKYQLFDMDQDAVLLGGVVERIGEEEGVLTHKTYSGEEETKEKFTRPIPDHQAAMHQVTELITQEIDAVGHRVVQGGESFKEATLITEDVKKAIEANNPLAPLHNPPNLIGIRVAEELFPGKPQVAVFDTNFHQTIPQKAFLYALPYEYYTDHKVRKYGFHGTSHKYVAKETARLMGKKPEELNLITLHLGNGCSICAVEKGECKDTSMGMTPLAGVMMGTRCGDLDPAIFGYLMDNTGLTQKEMDEVLNKKSGLKGICGYNDFRDIHAKAAQGDKNAALAVEMFCYQIKKYIGAYCAVLGRVDALVFTAGVGENDDVVRPKALEGLDFLGIEIDMEKNNTRDSEPHTITTEKSRIPVWVVPTDEERQIAVETAEVLAKA; via the coding sequence ATGAATATTTTGATCATCAATACGGGATCCTCATCCCTGAAGTACCAGCTTTTCGATATGGACCAGGACGCAGTGCTGTTGGGCGGCGTTGTTGAGCGCATCGGCGAAGAAGAAGGGGTGCTCACCCATAAAACCTACAGCGGCGAAGAGGAAACCAAGGAAAAATTCACCCGGCCCATCCCCGACCACCAGGCAGCCATGCACCAGGTCACCGAGCTGATCACCCAGGAAATCGACGCCGTGGGCCACCGGGTGGTTCAGGGCGGCGAATCCTTCAAGGAAGCCACCCTGATCACAGAGGATGTAAAAAAGGCCATTGAAGCCAACAACCCCCTGGCCCCCCTGCACAATCCCCCCAACCTCATCGGCATCCGCGTGGCCGAGGAACTCTTCCCGGGAAAACCCCAGGTGGCGGTGTTCGACACCAACTTCCACCAGACCATTCCCCAGAAGGCCTTCCTCTACGCCCTGCCCTATGAATACTACACCGACCACAAGGTCAGAAAATACGGGTTCCACGGCACCTCCCACAAATATGTGGCCAAAGAAACCGCCCGCCTCATGGGCAAAAAACCCGAAGAACTGAACCTCATCACCCTGCACCTGGGCAACGGCTGCTCCATCTGCGCCGTCGAAAAAGGGGAGTGCAAGGATACCTCCATGGGCATGACCCCCCTGGCCGGCGTCATGATGGGCACCCGCTGCGGCGACCTGGATCCCGCGATCTTCGGCTACCTCATGGACAATACCGGCCTGACCCAGAAGGAAATGGACGAGGTACTGAACAAAAAATCCGGCCTCAAGGGCATCTGCGGATATAACGATTTCAGGGACATCCATGCCAAGGCCGCCCAGGGCGACAAAAATGCCGCCCTGGCCGTTGAGATGTTCTGCTACCAGATCAAAAAATACATCGGCGCGTACTGCGCGGTGCTCGGCCGGGTGGATGCCCTGGTTTTCACCGCCGGCGTCGGTGAAAACGATGACGTCGTCCGTCCCAAGGCCCTGGAAGGCCTGGACTTCCTGGGGATTGAAATTGACATGGAAAAGAACAACACCAGAGATTCCGAACCCCACACCATCACCACCGAAAAGAGCCGGATTCCGGTCTGGGTGGTGCCCACGGATGAAGAGCGTCAGATTGCCGTTGAAACAGCCGAAGTGCTGGCCAAGGCTTAA
- a CDS encoding TIGR04282 family arsenosugar biosynthesis glycosyltransferase — protein MIFLRAPEAGQVKTRLARDVGEDRALALYKDFVRAVLFAANEWAREEGKREIWICFCPAEKKALVRDWLGDGYTYLAQFGRDLGERMAAALDRAFDFGAQKAVILGSDVPQVCASHIEDAFAALDENEVVLGPSLDGGYWLIGARPERFSPEIFAGVDWGTPAVFSRTLELCRKNNLSHGEVASLQDVDTLADFQSLQPYL, from the coding sequence TTGATTTTTCTCCGGGCACCCGAAGCCGGGCAGGTCAAGACCCGCCTGGCCCGGGATGTCGGGGAAGACCGGGCACTGGCCCTGTACAAAGACTTTGTCAGGGCCGTACTTTTTGCGGCCAATGAATGGGCAAGAGAGGAAGGCAAAAGGGAAATATGGATTTGTTTCTGCCCTGCCGAAAAAAAGGCCCTGGTCCGGGACTGGCTGGGGGATGGATATACCTATCTGGCCCAGTTCGGCCGGGACCTGGGGGAACGCATGGCCGCTGCCCTGGACCGCGCCTTTGACTTTGGTGCCCAAAAGGCGGTGATCCTGGGCTCGGATGTACCCCAGGTGTGTGCCTCACACATTGAAGATGCCTTTGCCGCCCTTGACGAAAATGAGGTGGTCCTGGGGCCAAGTCTTGACGGCGGGTACTGGCTCATCGGCGCCCGGCCGGAGCGTTTCTCCCCTGAAATTTTTGCGGGGGTGGACTGGGGAACCCCTGCTGTTTTTTCCCGCACCCTTGAATTATGCCGTAAAAATAATCTTTCCCACGGGGAGGTCGCGTCCCTTCAGGATGTGGATACCCTGGCTGATTTTCAGTCCCTTCAACCCTACCTGTAA